The Quercus lobata isolate SW786 chromosome 4, ValleyOak3.0 Primary Assembly, whole genome shotgun sequence genome segment TTATAAACCATTACCAAACCCTTCTTCTGTATCTAAAGAGGTACTAACTAActttgtttattcatttttttatgttgtttggTAATGGTTTTTTTGCTAATCagagtagtttgtttgttttggtttgatttctTTATTGGTTAAGATATTTACTGACTCACACCGtttctataatttataactTAGTCTTGCATCATGCGGGTACAATGATGAAAACATATGTCacattacatttaaaaatttccaTGCGCTGGTACATCTGCAAGCTCATTACTTGCTCTATATAATACCTTTCTAAATAGGCTCAACTACTCAAGTAGTTGGTTGCAATCCCTCGGTGCTTTTACTTAGTTGTGCTTATTTTGTCTTGGGTGTAATTTTTGGGTGGATTCATGTTGCAAAACATTCATCTCATTCCCATTTGGAACAAGCAAACtatgtgtttgataaaatgtcttACTCACTTTTGCAAGTTCAAGTCAACTTCACACAAACACTAATGTTATAGCTAAGTTAATTATGCCATACATTTGACttccaaatttcattttctcatgTTCATTAATGGTTTAATGTTGTGTCTATGGAGGGCTACAGTACAATTACAATTCCAATGTCACATGCAGCCAAACTGGTTTCAATGTCTGCTTTGACAATACAGAAGCTGCCAATGCAATTGTTGCGTCCAAAGTACTCTTTACTAACAGTGACAAAGTGAGGTTTGCTGGGctgtttttctctttcctttctcaATTCCTCTAATAGTATTTGAAGAAATCCTTGAACCAAATTTCCCCTACCTCCGTCCAAAAATTTCTGCCTTTGCAAAATTGTTAAGATGGACATGCAATCTATATTGGAGTTACACGCGCCAAATGTGTGACACATGCAAATTAAGGAGATGTTTTATTAGTTAGTTAGTGCCAAGAACTTACAAAtctttattcttattttaattagaatGTAATAATGCTGGATTTTTAATGGATTGTAGCATTTGGGTAGTAATGAGCTTGAGGGAGGGCAtccattttattatattaacaGTTCATAGAGAACACATATATGGCTCATTGATCTAACTTTCCTAACATTTTTTTCACTCATAGATAGAGCTTAAATTTTTATAAGCAAAACTAATTAAGTTTTGTGTTATTTCAATATTGCATAGCATGGGGTAAGTTTGTCTAATTCCCATTATTTGTCCAAAATTTTATGGAGACTTTGTGACTGAATGAGTTTCaagattataattttaatagGCTGGGtgttgtttttatgtgttttaattcaagttgtGACCAAACgataattggaaaaaaatttctcctaaTTTTAATGGTCTGGTTGCGGGAAAAATGAGCAATGCATTTATGCTTCAATGTAGCATGGGGGTCATAATCTGCAAATCATAAACCTAGGTGAATTCTATTCCATATTCCCTTTGGTGGAAGAATTGACTGGATcagtaaaataataatgttttggCATGCCTTATgaactccttttttcttttacgtGAATATTGATATTGGGACTGGTATAGTAAGCAATTCTAATTGAATATTTAACTGCAATTATTAGAATTGGAAAaaatgtgtgtatgtgtatgtgttgaTCATCCTTATGTTTGGTTTATTGCTTTACCATGAAGCTGCAATTTATATTAGACACACTTAATTTTGAAAGTGTCTaatataatacttattaaacAAAGTATAGAAAAAATTGAGACATACAATGTAAGCCCACTTCCCCCACCACATATGAACCAACTAGAAATTCTCAAACTCAATAAAAGTACGACAATCTTGCTTACCTAACAAGTCTCTTGCATAAGCAACTATGGTGTACAATTAAATAATGTGCCAAGAAAAAGAgatattttaaaacttgaaaaaaacaaagttaCTATCCATTATTGTTCTTATTATCACAATTTGTTTGTCActaatgaataattatttgaatgataatatatactttcttttacttttggaGAGAAGTTCCGGGGCAATGCAAGATGGACTCAAGGGATTCCTTGGGCTGACACTTAATTGAAATGGCCAGTATAAGTTATATCCCATGAAGAAGTACTCCAATGTATATAGTTTTAGGTATTGGACACTATATGCTTAAATATACTACGTTATTAAATAAAGTTCATTAATATAAAGTTCATTAATATGTTAAACGATCCCGTGCATTGCGCGGGTTAaacactagtatatataaaagcagagacctcatgcgAGAGTGCATGAGGTTCTACCATGTGGCGTTCTATATGAGTTCTTTGCAATCCTCTTTATTATGAAACGATTTTTTCCaaccttaaaaattaaaacaatgaaGCTTTTATGTTTAGCACTTATTGCTTCATCAAAAATCAATTCAGTTCTTCCTCTCTTCTAACTCTTCACTTCTTTCcattacaaaaacaaagactCTTCACTGATTCcagacaaccaaaaaaaaaaaaaaaaaactttatttcacCGTTCAAATTTAAATGCACACTATGGATAAGCACCTGATCAAGTGAGACCAAGCTTTGCACTATTACAcctttataataatattatacttCCAAGTAATTTCTGTTGAGATCAAACccatcttaaattttttaaatttcattcattCTCTTTCTTAACTCTTCATTTCTTTCTGAGTCTCTTAACTCTTCACTTCttctagcaaaaacaaaaacaaaaacaaaaacaaaaactccttCACTTCCCCTTTCAATTAAATGCACACTATGTACCTGTTTCTTTTGAAGATTATATATTGATAGATCAACGATTCTTCTATGAGTTCATGGACAAAAGCTCCTTTCTTAGTGGTTTGCAATGTTTGAGGGAAGACAGACTCAGGGAGATTTATGCTTCAACTTTACCTATTTTGGCCGGGGAACTAAAGTCATTAAACCCAAGGAGAAAAAGCCACCAGCCCCTAATTTATCAAACCCTTCTTCAGTATCTAAGAGGTACAAAATACTAATAGTCAATTTGTTCattctttgttgttgtttggtaaTGGGTTTTTGATAATCAAACTAGATGGtggtttgtttcttttcatttgaacTGTTAACTGGTTGAGATTTTTACTGAGCCACAccgtttttgtaatttatgatttgggttttggtgaATGATTTAAATATGTTACATGAGGATGTGATTAAGACAATTAGTTGAATTGGGTACTATTTAGACCCTAAGGCAAAGACAGGTTGAGTAAATAATCTGGTTTTGTTGGGCAGGTAGAAAGATCAATGAGGAAGAAGCTTAATCAATAAATCAAGCTCCTCTATGCCACATGTAATCGGAGCACAAACTCATGTATCTGTATGGATTGGGTCACATTCAAAGCGCCAATGGAGGGAAAACTTTTGTGGGATTTGAAGTGTAAAGAGCCCAAgagtaattatatattttattttgaatccaaagtgtttgataaaatgcttgacagaaaatttataatttttatttggttgtatGATGTAGCAGCCTATATAATTGACATGAgtgaaacaaattaaattagctACGGGTAAGaaagttgttattatttttaggtgaacaattttcttttacctATTGAGGGGTTAAGTATTATTTGGTTGCaaagttttaaaataatcaCCATAATCTACACACATTCTATGTCCTACTAAATGGTAGAAActcaattgttaaaaataagcacaaaaaaagaaacaatagaATAGTAAAGGTACAAATTAAGAACTAAGTGGGCAGAAGATTAATTATGTGGTGTCTCCATTATTTGAAGGTTAGCCTAGaatctatataaataaaaaattgttaaatatattatacgGGTAcacctttgttaaaaaattgttaaatatgtTGAATCATGTCTACCTCAACCATCATTGAAACTacttgctttatttatttatttattggtcaAGTATCATGTACAACTGTCCGCAAGAGCCTTGACAATATCAAAGTGTGTTTGTTGCTTCGCCTAGACATGAATGCAACCTTAGCACTGCTATagttaaaatattattgaagaTGCTTCATAAGATCAATGCCTTAGTTAGACATTTCGTATGACAAGGGATAGGTTGAAGGAGCTTGATATGCATAATGTATGCTTGCAATTAATTGGTTTACAATCAATTGATGGTTTGCAACAAAATATGCCTACATTCTCCGAAGTTTCTACTATAATTGTAGGTGATTTTAGCAATGAAAATATCCACCATttatgctataatatatgtacaaaaatttcaaaaaccattTTACATAAAAGCTTATAGCATTATCCGCGCAACGCGCGGGCAACCTTCTagttaaaatacaaataacctATTTTCGactaaaacaaatatttttaaattttaaattcatttaattaaaaccAAACTAAAGTCCAGGTTCAAAAAACGAAATTcaccacacacaaaaaaaagtgaaatctttAGTGGTGTGTTTTACCTGCCCATTCCAAATGGCTTCTGATCGATGGTTGGGCTGCAACGTCAACACTGACCTGTCAATGGGGCCAGGCTGCGCATGGTTAATCTGTCCAGCATTTGCAGCAGCCATACTGCACAAAAATGATAAGCAATTACCACATACTAGacattattgaaaacaaaacaaaaacaacctaaaaaatattgtcaataaTAATACATAATGAAACAAGGTATGCATTTGATGTTACatctaactttttcttttatataggTTATTTGAACAAACCTctaacaaaaccacaaaatacaaataattattactttCAAGTTGCATCCATCTAATAGGTCAAAAATAGAGCACAAAGGAACAATCTCTGTCCCAAAGCTTTAATTAAGCAACTTGTTGTTGTGTATGTATTGCATGGTTTGCAGAGtgcatatgagagagagagagagagagagagagagagagtgagtgttCAATAATTTGAATAACTGATTATTGACAATTATATGgcattagattttttatttattacaatatgcaaaatatgagaaataattttaaaaaagaattcaatatgcaaaataatttagtttagtTATCTAAAAGAATTCAATATTCAAAATGCTAAAGCAATATTTACGTTTGAAAGAATAAGGAATAACATTGAATGCACCACCTCCTTGGAATTTTGCAACTGTAACTACCTGCATGTTTATGCTTTTATGTTTGAAAGTTTAACTAAAAAGCTAGGCAGTAACTAAGATGCCGTTCTGCCAAGGCTTGTCATGGACATTTATAATTCATTCACTAAAAAGTGGTAGGGCACAACATGGAATaaagggaaacaaaaagaaattaagaaataaaaaagaaggcgGCATTTCTAAAAGACGATATTATTGCAAAGAAAGTATTATAATAAATTGACAATTGAAAATATGTATCTTTGTTTCATTTGCTAGGGGAAAGAATCCCATGTGCATGTTGCCATGTTGTTAGATATAGGAACAGGTTGTTTCAACCGGAAGTAATCTAACTAAACTATATCTACAATAATCTATGCAATTAGTTCTGTGTGAAACTATTAGCACATGCTGAAAAGACCAAAGGGGGGGaatcaaactttttcaaatggGATTTTAATAATGAGATTGTACAAGACAGATAccacatataaaaaatatatgtggtGGGAGGCAGAAAAGACTTAATGACAAGGCCAAGGGTATTGATGGGAAAGCTCTGTAAGGGTATTGATGCAGGAATAAGATAGGTTTTTTAAGGCTGCACTATTTATTTGCGTTTTGATGGGAAGGCTccctcaaccaaaaaaagaatctGATACAAGGAAATAAACTTTGTTCTTATGACTTAATTTACGTTTCCAAAATAATTTACGTTTCCATCTAAAAATGGAGAAAGTAATATTTTCCTCAAAACAATCTAATTTTGGTCAAGTGATGGTTTCAAAAACGACTGCTGTATTAGATATTAGGAATTTAGGGGACATGTATTCCTAGTCACTTCTCATAATAAGACTTAAAAAAGAGAGTCAAACTTGGCCAATGTATGCTTCCTATATAGGAATtggtgactttttttttggatgaaatttcaaattgagCTCAAGTTTTGGGCTTTTGAATAGTGGTCTAGCTAAGTACATATCTTCTAtggatttatatttttggatattAATAGGTTCCATGTTGTTAGTCCCCAATTAATAGGTAAGGAAGTAGAATCACTGGACTAATGGGCTTTgttaatctttgttttttttcagaTTGATCCACGCCATCGTTATGGACACAATTTACACTTCTACTATGATGTCTGGTCTGATAGCAAGAGCACCCAACCTTTCTTCTACTGGTACTCATGaaaattaactttttctttcttggtaTAATTGCTTTTGATTTAGCCTTATCCTTCTTTATCACTgatttctaactttatttttctcctCCTCTGAAACTGAAGGTTGGATGTTGGTGATGGTAAAGACCTAAATCTTGAAAGGTGCCTAAGGACTGTTCTACAACGTCAATGCATCGCGTATCTTGGACCAGTAAGTATTACTAATCATACCATCTGTTACTGCATTCCAATAATACACCCCCTCTCCATTTTAAATGTGTTTATTTCATGGtttagattaaatattacaaatttaagtGTATCCACTGcaacatcatttaaaattttaagtaacatgGCTCTTTATACATTagatccaaaaaataatatcttaACTGTGAAATGGACCCCCTCCAATCTtgtttcttcatcaaatttgTTGTGTTCAATTTACATGCACACACTCCCATAAGCATCTTTGCAACCTAGATAAGTGCCTACATAGATAACTAAGTGGCTTCTTATGAATGTGGATAAGTGCATATATTTCACTATTTCACTGTTATAACTTTACATTCTCTGTCGTTTGGTATTACAGAAAGAGAGGGAAGCATATGAAGTAATTGTAGAGAGTGGAAAGCTTTTATACAGGCAAACAGGGATGCTTATTAACACAGTTGAGGGTTCTAAGTGGATTTTTGTGCTCAGCACATCAAGGGCTTTGTATGTGGGTcagaagaagaaaggtgttTTTCAACACTCAAGTTTTCTATCGGGAGGTGCTACATCAGCAGCAGGGAGATTAGTTGCCCATGATGGGGTTCTTGAGGTACTATCTATAACATAGCATAGACACAATTATTGATTTTTCATCATGTTGCAGTTCAATTTCTAAGCCAaatgcatctctctctctctctcacacacgcacacacacgaACACACCAGCATCTTATATATTGGTCTGTCAAACagaaatttggatttttaagtGCTTTGCTTATTAATTTGTCTTATTTCATTTCTAAGTGTTTATCTGCACAGCAGTACATTCTACATTTCTTATGGTCTTTCTAAAACCTACCAAAGATGAATCTGAAGCATCTGTGTTATCTGCAATCAAATACCCAAATTCATCCCCTTCAAAGCCACACCACATGTCATGCCATTTTTTTGTCCTCCTTCATCACAATAATatactcaaacaaaaaataaataaaaaatactgatGTTATCTAAAATTCATCCCCGAAATTTGTCTTAATTCGAACATAAAATTCGAATCTAAAAAAGTAAGTAACTGAGAAATGGCATACTTGAAAAATGGGAAGGAATTGAAGCAACAATCTGGGAATGAAGAAGAATGCttcttatacaaaaaaaaaaaaaaaaaaaaaaaaaaaaaaaaaaaaaaaaaaaaaaaaaacaaacaaacaaacaagagagTGACTGAGATTGCACCTTTTGTTTCAGATACCGCGTAGGTGAGCGAGAGAGTGACTGAGACTGGGTCGGTGAGGCTGAGAGGGTGAGTGGGTTGGGGCTGGCGTCGGCGACGGTGacgctgagagagtgagaggaggAGAGGGTGAGTGAGTGAGAGTGTCGGTCGGTTTGCTGAGAGCGTGAGTGAGGCATTTGACTGATGAGGGAGAGTGAGTGGGTGGGTGGGTGACTGAAAGAGAGGGTGACTGGGTTGGGGCCGGCGTCGGCGACGGTGacgctgagagagtgagagaaggagagggtgagtgagGGTGAGCGAGAGTGTCCGTCTGTAGAGGCGTTTGACTGATGAGGGAGAGTGAGTGGGTGGGTGACTGAAAGAGAGAGCGTTAAATTCGAAAATATCCTATTAGAAATCGACCTTCACACACTCGGTTTCCAGGTCGTGCTCCACGTCAGTCCACGTAATGGCACGTGACACCAACATGGAAATCAACTCTCTGATGGTTGATTTTCAGATGGCTGCCACCTGGCAATAACGCCACATCAGATGTCACGGACAACCAAAACCGACTCTGTGAGAGTCGatttacaaagcccaaaatcGACTATCATAAACTCGAGATGTTACTAACCCAATTACTTTCAAAACCGGACctattaactagatagttgggAAATTAGGCCTATTTTCCAATTTCGTTCCTTCTAGTGAGTAGCCTCCTTGTTTGACACTGATAAAAGTGTCCAATAGGTGCCCTAGGCCACTTGACACATATCACTTGTCCGatggaaaaaatt includes the following:
- the LOC115984942 gene encoding IQ domain-containing protein IQM5-like, which produces WALLIFVFFQIDPRHRYGHNLHFYYDVWSDSKSTQPFFYWLDVGDGKDLNLERCLRTVLQRQCIAYLGPKEREAYEVIVESGKLLYRQTGMLINTVEGSKWIFVLSTSRALYVGQKKKGVFQHSSFLSGGATSAAGRLVAHDGVLEVLSIT